The Brachionichthys hirsutus isolate HB-005 chromosome 11, CSIRO-AGI_Bhir_v1, whole genome shotgun sequence genome includes a window with the following:
- the LOC137901674 gene encoding inositol-tetrakisphosphate 1-kinase-like encodes MSGRRVGFCLSDKKRRRMNLDAFMEFCANYGVEVVEIDLAQPLAPQGPFDLIVHKLSDVIVEAEHDSQSQQLLANFESFVSAHPHTVLLDPLPAMARLLDRFASYRIMTKLHNSLRDCRVCAPPYLEVHGAGDLPSVQQSVMTQGLGFPLICKTRVAHGSLSHEMSLIFSAGSLAAIRPPCVLQSFVNHGAVLHKVFVVGDRYFCVERPSLKNFPPGPCERKTIFFNSHQVSKPESSSDLTALDEQLLPVPPPSSDAVAALVRELRQQLGMALFGVDVIINIHTHTLTVIDINIFPGYEGVPQFFSSLLSHIESVLDTQTPAGLRAAGSQESEVITLLHPMFYETRSEWIIFAF; translated from the exons ATGTCCGGCCGCAGGGTCGGCTTCTGCCTCAGCGACAAGAAGCGCAGGAGGATGAATCTGGATGCTTTCATGGAGTTTTGTGC AAACTATGGAGTGGAAGTAGTGGAG ATTGACCTCGCTCAGCCGCTGGCACCGCAGGGTCCTTTTGATCTAATTGTTCACAAGCTGTCTGATGTCATCGTGGAGGCGGAGCATGACAGCCAGTCGCAACAGCTCCTCGCCAACTTCGAG AGCTTCGTGTCAGCTCATCCTCACACGGTTCTTCTGGACCCGCTCCCTGCAATGGCTCGGCTCCTCGACCGATTCGCCTCCTACCGGATCATGACCAAGCTGCACAATTCGCTCCGAG ACTGCCGCGTCTGCGCCCCCCCTTACCTGGAGGTCCACGGCGCCGGTGACCTGCCTTCCGTTCAACAGTCCGTGATGACCCAGGGCCTCGGCTTTCCTCTCA TTTGTAAAACCAGAGTGGCCCACGGCTCACTCTCCCATGAG ATGTCTCTGATCTTCAGTGCAGGGAGTCTGGCTGCCATCCGTCCTCCCTGTGTGCTTCAGAGCTTCGTCAACCACGGAGCCGTTCTGCACAAGGTGTTTGTGGTCGGGGACAGATACTTCTGCGTAGAGAGACCCTCGCTCAAGAACTTCCCCCCCGGTCCCTGTG AAAGGAAAACTATTTTCTTTAACAGCCATCAGGTGTCCAAGCCAGAGTCTAGCTCTGATCTCACAGCA CTGGATGAGCAGCTCCTCCCAGTGCCTCCTCCCAGCTCCGACGCCGTGGCCGCCCTGGTCAGAGAGCTCCGCCAGCAGCTCGGGATGGCCCTGTTTGGCGTGGATGTCATCATtaacattcacactcacaccctGACCGTCATTGACATCAATATCTTCCCAG GCTACGAGGGGGTGCCCCAGtttttctcttctctgctcAGCCACATTGAGTCAGTGTTGGACACGCAGACCCCCGCCGGCCTCCGGGCTGCAGGCTCTCAGGAGTCGGAGGTGATCACACTGCTGCATCCAATGTTCTATGAGACACGTTCAGAATGGATTATCTTTGCTTTCtag